A region from the Aquimarina sp. ERC-38 genome encodes:
- a CDS encoding ExbD/TolR family protein has product MSKFKKKKSGDLPAISTASLPDIVFMLLFFFMVATVMRQNTLMIDNKLPVANQIEKLDKKDLVMYIYAGKPSERYAASAGTQAKIQLNDKFADVRDIKPFILAERASKREELIPFLTTALKVDGETNMGLVGDIKKELREVQALKINYTTRQGDATDNIK; this is encoded by the coding sequence ATGTCGAAATTTAAAAAGAAAAAAAGCGGAGATTTACCGGCAATATCTACAGCATCCTTACCAGATATTGTATTTATGTTATTATTCTTTTTTATGGTAGCTACGGTAATGCGTCAAAATACATTGATGATAGATAATAAATTACCGGTTGCCAATCAAATTGAAAAGTTGGATAAGAAAGATTTGGTAATGTATATTTATGCAGGGAAACCAAGTGAGCGTTATGCTGCAAGTGCGGGTACACAAGCTAAAATTCAATTAAATGATAAGTTTGCCGATGTTCGGGATATCAAACCTTTTATTCTGGCAGAACGTGCTTCCAAAAGAGAAGAATTAATTCCATTCTTAACTACAGCTTTAAAAGTAGATGGAGAAACCAATATGGGATTAGTAGGTGATATCAAAAAGGAATTAAGAGAAGTACAGGCACTTAAAATTAATTATACTACACGGCAAGGAGATGCTACGGATAATATAAAATAG
- a CDS encoding ExbD/TolR family protein has product MAKRAAPEVNAGSMADIAFLLLIFFLVTTTIETDSGISRKLPPPVEDEETPPILKEKNIFVVEVNKNNDLLVEEVPMELGALREAAIAFLDNGGGSGNDRCEYCQGSRSSTSSDNPNKAVISLRNNRETDYSTYIAVQNELVAAYNFLRNRESQRLFGKTFVQMEQEVKDVNYPGDKERLKENIKKIQLMYPEKLSEAEPKK; this is encoded by the coding sequence ATGGCGAAAAGAGCAGCACCGGAAGTAAATGCGGGATCTATGGCGGATATTGCCTTTTTACTGCTAATATTTTTCTTAGTTACTACTACTATTGAAACAGATAGTGGGATTAGTCGAAAACTTCCACCACCAGTAGAAGATGAAGAAACACCTCCTATCTTAAAAGAAAAAAATATTTTTGTAGTAGAGGTTAATAAGAACAATGACCTTTTGGTAGAAGAAGTTCCTATGGAATTAGGAGCTTTAAGAGAAGCTGCCATTGCCTTTCTTGATAATGGAGGTGGCAGTGGAAACGATCGTTGCGAATATTGTCAGGGTAGTAGGTCATCTACTTCTTCTGATAATCCAAATAAAGCGGTGATCTCTCTTAGAAATAATAGAGAAACAGATTACTCTACTTATATAGCCGTTCAAAATGAACTGGTAGCTGCTTATAATTTTTTAAGAAACCGTGAATCTCAACGTTTGTTCGGAAAAACATTTGTACAAATGGAGCAGGAGGTAAAAGATGTAAATTACCCGGGAGATAAAGAAAGATTGAAGGAGAATATTAAGAAGATACAATTAATGTATCCTGAAAAACTTTCTGAAGCAGAACCTAAAAAATAA
- a CDS encoding MotA/TolQ/ExbB proton channel family protein, with translation MKRLFSILAIAMIMSFGSATASTSSNQLLTANAQLLIAPLTTTLVQDSEPVVAEEASFHQKLKKRFIEGGPGFMGIVLLCLILGLAIAIERIIYLNLATTNTKKLQQNVEDALNTGGVEAAKEVCRNTKGPVASIYYQGLDRANESIDAAEKAVVAYGGVQMGQLEKNVSWVSLFIALAPMLGFMGTVIGMIEAFDKIEAAGDMQPSLVAGGIKVALLTTVFGLIVAIILQIFYNYIVAKIDSIVNDMEDASITLIDLLVAYKTKR, from the coding sequence ATGAAAAGATTATTTTCTATTCTGGCAATCGCAATGATAATGAGTTTTGGCAGTGCAACTGCATCAACTTCATCGAACCAGTTATTAACGGCTAACGCGCAGTTGCTTATTGCGCCTTTGACAACAACATTAGTACAAGATTCTGAGCCTGTAGTTGCAGAAGAAGCATCTTTTCACCAAAAACTGAAAAAGCGTTTTATAGAAGGAGGTCCTGGTTTTATGGGGATCGTACTATTATGTTTAATTCTTGGTCTTGCTATTGCTATTGAAAGAATTATCTATTTAAACCTGGCTACGACTAATACCAAAAAACTACAACAAAATGTAGAAGATGCCTTGAATACAGGTGGTGTTGAGGCAGCAAAAGAAGTTTGTAGAAATACAAAAGGGCCGGTAGCTTCTATTTACTATCAAGGTTTAGACCGTGCAAATGAAAGTATAGACGCAGCTGAAAAAGCTGTAGTGGCTTACGGAGGTGTACAAATGGGACAGTTGGAGAAAAACGTTTCCTGGGTATCTTTATTTATTGCATTGGCACCAATGCTTGGGTTTATGGGTACGGTAATTGGTATGATTGAGGCATTTGATAAGATTGAAGCAGCAGGTGATATGCAACCATCATTGGTAGCAGGAGGTATTAAAGTAGCATTATTAACTACCGTTTTTGGTCTGATTGTTGCAATTATACTTCAAATCTTTTACAATTACATCGTTGCTAAAATTGATAGTATTGTCAATGATATGGAAGATGCTTCCATTACCTTAATTGACCTATTAGTTGCTTACAAAACAAAAAGATAA
- a CDS encoding asparaginase has product MNPNIPNILLIYTGGTIGMIKDFESGALKAFNFKKLLKHIPELKLLHCHIETISFEEPIDSSDMNPLLWAQLGNIIHDHYHDFDGFVVLHGSDTMSYTASALSFMFENLQKPVICTGSQLPIGDLRTDAKENVITAIQLAALQYQEKPVIKEVGLYFEYKLLRGNRTSKMNAAHFEAFRSYNYPPLAVSGVKLVVNHKDLLKPDLNKKLFYKDQFCTEVIIIRLFPGISKEITTEMMLHSKVRGVIIETFGAGNALTAEWFVTVLKELKEREIPVINCTQCKMGEVNMKAYETGKHLLQYGVISGKDITIESAIVKLMFLLSQNLSYKQFKTKYEKSLRGEML; this is encoded by the coding sequence ATGAATCCCAACATTCCCAACATATTATTAATTTATACAGGTGGTACTATAGGAATGATTAAAGATTTTGAGTCAGGGGCTTTAAAGGCTTTTAATTTTAAAAAACTTTTAAAACATATTCCGGAATTAAAACTATTACATTGTCATATTGAAACCATTAGTTTTGAAGAACCTATCGATTCATCTGATATGAACCCTCTATTATGGGCGCAACTAGGTAACATTATCCATGATCATTACCACGACTTTGATGGTTTTGTGGTTTTACATGGAAGTGATACCATGTCGTACACAGCTTCTGCTCTAAGTTTTATGTTTGAAAACCTACAAAAACCTGTTATATGTACCGGATCTCAATTACCAATTGGAGATTTGCGGACGGATGCTAAAGAAAATGTAATAACCGCTATTCAATTAGCTGCCTTACAATATCAGGAGAAACCGGTAATTAAAGAGGTAGGGCTATATTTTGAATATAAACTACTCCGTGGTAACCGAACCTCTAAAATGAATGCTGCTCATTTTGAAGCGTTCCGATCCTATAATTATCCTCCTTTAGCGGTTTCCGGAGTAAAATTAGTAGTAAACCACAAGGATTTATTAAAACCAGACCTAAACAAAAAATTATTTTATAAAGATCAGTTCTGTACGGAAGTAATTATTATTAGGTTGTTCCCGGGTATTTCTAAAGAGATTACGACTGAAATGATGTTGCATTCTAAAGTTCGTGGTGTCATTATAGAAACCTTTGGTGCCGGAAATGCCTTGACGGCAGAATGGTTTGTCACTGTATTAAAAGAATTGAAGGAAAGAGAAATACCGGTAATCAATTGTACCCAATGCAAAATGGGGGAGGTAAATATGAAGGCTTATGAGACTGGAAAGCATTTGCTGCAATACGGCGTAATATCAGGAAAAGATATTACTATAGAATCTGCAATCGTTAAACTCATGTTTTTACTATCTCAAAATCTAAGTTATAAACAGTTCAAAACCAAGTATGAAAAGTCACTACGCGGTGAAATGCTGTAA
- a CDS encoding TatD family hydrolase gives MILVDTHTHLYSESFQEDQDAVIQKALEEGIQYFFIPAIDATYTKGMYDLEAKYPKNTFLMMGLHPTHVKENYESELQHVYEEVLKRKQPEALKKFYAIGEIGIDLYWDRTFLKEQLDAFKKQIRLAKKYQLPIVIHCREAFDEVFDVLEEEKGDDLFGIFHCFTGDLEQAQKAISYNMKLGIGGVVTFKNGKIDRFLRQIPIEHIVLETDAPYLAPVPYRGKRNESAYLTKVLSKVANIYDISEEAVAKITTETALNVFSLKVDNFA, from the coding sequence ATGATTTTAGTTGATACCCATACCCATTTATACAGTGAATCCTTCCAGGAAGATCAGGATGCCGTAATTCAAAAGGCATTGGAAGAAGGAATTCAGTATTTTTTTATTCCAGCCATAGATGCTACCTATACTAAAGGTATGTATGATCTGGAAGCTAAATATCCCAAAAACACCTTTCTAATGATGGGTTTGCATCCTACTCATGTAAAAGAAAACTACGAATCAGAGTTGCAACATGTCTATGAGGAGGTTTTAAAAAGGAAGCAACCCGAAGCATTAAAAAAGTTTTATGCCATTGGTGAAATCGGAATTGATTTGTACTGGGATCGAACTTTTTTAAAAGAACAGCTGGACGCCTTTAAAAAGCAAATTCGGTTGGCAAAAAAATACCAACTACCCATAGTTATTCATTGCAGGGAAGCATTTGATGAAGTTTTTGACGTACTGGAAGAAGAAAAAGGGGATGATTTATTTGGAATTTTTCACTGCTTTACCGGGGATTTGGAACAGGCACAAAAAGCAATTTCTTATAATATGAAACTAGGTATCGGAGGAGTAGTTACCTTTAAAAATGGTAAAATTGATAGGTTTCTACGTCAAATTCCGATAGAACATATCGTTTTAGAAACTGATGCGCCTTATTTAGCTCCCGTACCGTATAGAGGAAAACGAAATGAAAGTGCATATCTAACCAAAGTCTTAAGCAAAGTGGCTAATATTTATGATATTTCTGAAGAAGCCGTTGCCAAAATTACTACGGAAACTGCCTTAAACGTATTTAGTTTAAAAGTAGATAACTTTGCTTAA
- a CDS encoding retropepsin-like aspartic protease, giving the protein MSIRQLLTKKKYHRIPLTFTKTNHFEVKATINEIEGNFILDTGASNSCVGFDAIEKFDLFAQDSDVKAAGAGATDMLTQVSKKNSIRIQLWSRKNIPLVLFDLTHVNTALITHEAEPVDGIIGADILKRGKAIIDYERTCLYLK; this is encoded by the coding sequence ATGTCTATACGCCAATTACTTACTAAAAAGAAATACCATAGAATTCCGCTAACTTTTACTAAAACCAATCATTTTGAAGTAAAAGCAACAATCAATGAAATCGAAGGTAATTTTATCCTGGATACCGGAGCTTCCAATTCTTGTGTAGGCTTTGATGCTATTGAGAAGTTTGATCTTTTTGCTCAAGATAGTGATGTTAAAGCTGCTGGGGCGGGAGCAACGGATATGCTTACACAAGTATCTAAAAAAAACAGTATTCGAATACAATTATGGTCTCGAAAAAATATCCCCTTAGTCCTTTTTGATCTAACCCATGTTAATACCGCATTAATCACCCATGAAGCGGAACCTGTAGATGGAATTATCGGTGCGGACATTCTTAAAAGAGGAAAAGCCATTATTGATTACGAACGTACCTGTTTATATCTTAAATAA
- the purH gene encoding bifunctional phosphoribosylaminoimidazolecarboxamide formyltransferase/IMP cyclohydrolase: MNTSKKVTSALISVFSKDGLAPIVKKLNELGVTLYSTGGTEQFIKDLDIPVVPVEDITSYPSILGGRVKTLHPKVFGGILNRQNNDSDIAELEQYEIPQLDVVIVDLYPFEKTVASGASEQDIIEKIDIGGISLIRAAAKNFADVTCISSMNDYKDFLRVLEEGNGEISIADRKKFATRAFQVSSHYDTAIFNYFNSEQEENTLKISESNGSVLRYGENPHQKGYFFGNFDEVFEKLHGKELSYNNLLDVDAAVQLMLEFKEEAPTFAILKHNNACGLAQRKTILQAYKDALAGDPVSAFGGVLISNSEIDKETANEIHSLFCEVVIAPTFSPEALDILKGKKNRIVLVLKNTNFASQQVRTCLNGYLVQDKDLKTDTKKDLKVVTETAPTPEQIEDLLFASKICKHTKSNTIVFTKNKQLLASGTGQTSRVDALKQSIEKAGSFNFNLNGAVMASDAFFPFPDCVELADNAGIKAVIQPGGSIKDELSIEYCNKNGMAMVMTGTRHFKH, translated from the coding sequence ATGAATACTTCAAAAAAAGTAACTTCTGCATTGATTTCGGTTTTTAGTAAAGACGGATTAGCACCAATTGTTAAAAAATTAAATGAACTCGGTGTTACCTTGTATTCTACAGGAGGTACTGAACAGTTTATTAAAGATTTAGATATTCCCGTCGTACCTGTAGAGGATATTACTTCATATCCCTCTATATTGGGTGGACGAGTTAAAACTTTGCATCCCAAGGTTTTCGGAGGTATTTTAAACCGTCAAAATAATGATAGTGATATCGCTGAATTAGAGCAATATGAAATTCCGCAATTAGACGTTGTCATTGTAGATTTATACCCTTTTGAAAAAACAGTTGCTTCAGGTGCTTCGGAACAGGATATTATTGAAAAAATTGATATCGGAGGTATTTCATTAATTCGGGCAGCAGCCAAAAATTTTGCCGACGTTACCTGTATTTCTTCAATGAATGATTATAAAGACTTTCTAAGGGTGCTGGAAGAAGGTAATGGAGAAATATCTATAGCCGATAGAAAGAAATTTGCCACTCGTGCATTTCAGGTTTCTTCTCATTATGATACGGCAATTTTTAACTATTTTAATAGCGAACAGGAAGAAAACACTTTAAAGATAAGTGAATCTAACGGAAGTGTTTTAAGATATGGAGAGAATCCGCATCAAAAGGGATATTTCTTTGGTAATTTTGATGAAGTATTTGAGAAATTACATGGTAAGGAATTATCTTACAATAACTTACTTGACGTAGATGCCGCTGTACAATTAATGCTAGAATTTAAAGAGGAAGCACCTACTTTTGCTATTCTTAAACATAATAATGCTTGCGGACTGGCCCAACGCAAAACTATTTTACAGGCATATAAAGATGCACTGGCCGGTGATCCGGTTTCAGCTTTTGGAGGGGTTCTAATTAGTAATAGCGAGATTGATAAAGAAACGGCTAACGAAATTCATTCGTTATTTTGTGAAGTGGTAATCGCTCCTACTTTTAGTCCGGAAGCTTTAGATATTTTAAAAGGAAAGAAAAATCGGATAGTATTAGTCCTTAAAAACACCAACTTTGCTTCGCAACAAGTTCGAACTTGTTTAAACGGGTATCTGGTTCAGGATAAAGATTTAAAAACAGATACAAAAAAAGATCTTAAGGTAGTAACGGAGACAGCTCCTACCCCTGAACAGATTGAAGACTTACTATTTGCCTCTAAAATCTGTAAGCATACCAAATCCAACACCATTGTTTTTACAAAAAATAAGCAATTATTAGCCAGTGGTACCGGACAAACCTCTCGTGTGGATGCCCTTAAACAGAGTATTGAAAAAGCAGGTTCTTTTAACTTTAATTTAAACGGAGCTGTTATGGCTAGTGATGCTTTTTTCCCTTTTCCGGATTGTGTGGAATTAGCAGATAATGCGGGAATAAAGGCGGTAATACAACCCGGAGGTTCTATTAAAGACGAATTAAGTATTGAATATTGCAATAAAAACGGAATGGCCATGGTAATGACCGGAACACGCCATTTTAAACATTAA
- a CDS encoding rod shape-determining protein, producing the protein MGFFDFFTEEIAIDLGTANTLIIHNDKVVVDSPSIVARDIVSGKIIAAGKEAAMMQGKTHENIKTIRPLKDGVIADFDASEKMISMFIKDIPALRKKIFTPALRMVICIPSGITEVEMRAVKESAERVNGKEVYLIHEPMAAAIGIGVDIMQPKGNMIVDIGGGTTEIAVIALGGIVCDKSIKIAGDVFTNDIIYYMRTQHNLYVGERTAEKIKIQIGAATEDLDLPPEDMSVQGRDLLTGKPKQVQISYREISKALDKSILRIEDAVMETLSQTPPELAADIYNTGIYLAGGGSMLRGLDKRLSQKTDLPVYIAEDPLRAVVRGTGITLKNLSRYKSVLIK; encoded by the coding sequence ATGGGATTTTTTGACTTCTTTACCGAAGAAATTGCCATTGACTTAGGTACCGCAAATACCTTAATTATCCATAATGATAAAGTTGTTGTAGATAGCCCTTCTATCGTTGCCCGTGATATTGTATCCGGAAAAATTATAGCAGCGGGGAAAGAAGCAGCCATGATGCAAGGAAAAACCCATGAAAACATTAAAACGATCCGACCCTTAAAGGATGGAGTTATCGCTGATTTTGATGCCAGTGAAAAAATGATTAGTATGTTTATCAAAGACATACCAGCGTTACGAAAGAAAATTTTTACTCCTGCTTTACGGATGGTTATCTGTATACCATCCGGAATTACTGAAGTGGAAATGCGTGCGGTAAAAGAAAGTGCGGAACGGGTAAACGGAAAAGAAGTGTACCTGATACACGAACCTATGGCAGCCGCCATTGGTATTGGGGTTGATATTATGCAGCCCAAAGGAAATATGATTGTAGATATCGGTGGAGGTACTACGGAGATTGCTGTCATCGCTTTAGGGGGAATTGTTTGTGACAAATCTATAAAAATTGCAGGTGACGTATTTACCAATGATATTATTTACTACATGAGAACTCAGCACAACCTTTATGTGGGAGAACGAACGGCAGAAAAGATTAAAATTCAGATTGGAGCTGCTACAGAAGACCTTGATCTCCCGCCAGAAGATATGAGTGTACAAGGCCGGGATCTATTGACCGGAAAACCCAAACAGGTTCAGATATCCTATCGGGAAATATCTAAGGCACTAGATAAATCAATCCTGCGAATTGAAGATGCGGTAATGGAAACCTTATCGCAAACCCCACCGGAATTAGCTGCGGATATTTATAATACCGGAATTTACTTAGCCGGTGGTGGATCTATGCTACGGGGACTGGACAAACGATTGTCTCAAAAAACAGACCTGCCCGTATACATTGCCGAAGATCCGTTAAGAGCCGTAGTACGCGGAACCGGAATTACCTTAAAGAATCTAAGCAGGTATAAGAGTGTGTTGATTAAGTAA
- the mreC gene encoding rod shape-determining protein MreC translates to MQQIINFLVRNKNFLLFCFLFLISFILTVQSHSYHRSKVISSTNFFTGGLYGWRYHVSHYFGLDSENKRLLEENEYLRNQLLQLQTTYDTIPTRKVDTISFDRPYTFYRGYVYKNDYHKKDNYLLINIGENDSILPDMGVITDKGIVGIVENTSANYSRVLSILNSNSRINAGLKNSNQYGSLIWDGMDPNIVQLETVPRQAVLKKGDTIITNGRSTIFPKGIGIGTIENFELDQSQSYYLINIRLFNDMTDIGFVYAIKNADKPEINQLERSVGNE, encoded by the coding sequence ATGCAGCAAATCATAAACTTTTTAGTTCGAAATAAAAATTTCTTACTTTTTTGTTTTTTGTTTTTAATATCTTTTATCCTTACCGTGCAATCACATTCCTATCACCGTAGTAAGGTAATTAGTTCTACCAACTTTTTTACCGGGGGTTTATACGGTTGGCGCTACCATGTAAGTCATTATTTTGGGCTAGATAGTGAAAATAAACGTTTACTGGAAGAAAATGAATATTTAAGGAATCAATTATTACAATTACAAACTACTTATGATACAATACCTACACGTAAGGTAGATACCATTAGCTTTGATAGACCTTATACTTTTTATCGCGGATATGTTTATAAAAACGATTATCATAAAAAAGACAATTACTTACTAATTAATATTGGTGAAAACGATAGTATCTTACCAGATATGGGAGTTATTACTGACAAAGGCATTGTAGGAATTGTAGAAAATACTTCAGCTAACTACAGCAGGGTACTTTCTATTTTAAATAGTAATTCCAGGATTAATGCTGGTTTAAAAAATTCAAATCAGTACGGTTCTTTAATTTGGGACGGTATGGACCCAAATATTGTTCAGTTGGAAACAGTTCCGCGACAAGCGGTATTAAAAAAAGGAGACACGATTATAACCAATGGACGTTCTACTATTTTTCCTAAGGGTATTGGTATCGGTACTATTGAAAATTTTGAATTGGATCAAAGCCAAAGCTATTATTTAATTAATATCCGGCTTTTTAATGATATGACGGATATTGGGTTTGTATATGCCATCAAAAATGCAGATAAGCCTGAAATTAATCAATTAGAAAGGTCTGTAGGGAATGAATAA
- a CDS encoding rod shape-determining protein MreD, whose amino-acid sequence MNNSILLYISRFVALVLAQVILFNHINFLGYINPYIYIIYIALAPLNTHKSLFLFVSFLLGLSIDMFGDSGGVHAAACVSTAFSRPIILRSVFGLSYEFQTMKLSRVGLVPLFTYVAALVSIHHIILFSLEYFNIAHILQIAKKTLFSGILSSVVITIILIFFRKKDS is encoded by the coding sequence ATGAATAATAGTATTTTACTCTATATTTCGAGGTTTGTAGCACTAGTTTTAGCTCAAGTAATACTATTCAATCATATCAATTTTTTAGGATATATTAATCCTTATATCTACATTATTTATATTGCCCTAGCTCCTCTTAATACTCATAAAAGTTTGTTTCTTTTTGTCAGTTTTTTACTAGGGTTGAGTATTGATATGTTTGGAGATTCCGGGGGGGTGCATGCTGCAGCTTGTGTGTCGACGGCTTTTAGTAGGCCAATTATTTTACGATCGGTATTTGGGTTAAGTTATGAATTTCAAACCATGAAATTGAGTCGGGTAGGATTAGTACCTTTATTCACCTATGTAGCTGCGCTGGTTTCCATACATCATATTATTCTTTTCTCTCTTGAATATTTTAACATTGCGCATATACTTCAAATTGCTAAAAAAACCTTATTTTCAGGTATATTATCCAGTGTTGTTATCACTATAATTTTAATATTTTTTAGAAAGAAAGATTCATGA
- the mrdA gene encoding penicillin-binding protein 2 codes for MRKVLLYLIIISTGLIFVSRLFYLQVLNTSFAALSEDNAIKMIYDYPQRGAVYDRNGKLLVTNQPSYDVMVIPREVKAFDTLEFCGILGITKERLLKQLKKASVYSPRVPSVVIPQLTKDEYAYLQEKMRKFTGFYIQKRSLRDYQTENAANVLGYIGEVNEALIRKNPYYLSGDLIGMSGVEKQYENELRGIKGVKRIQKDRFNRDIGPYKDGKFDTLPVNGNDLTISIDIDLQAYGEKLMQGKRGGIVAIEPASGEILAMVTAPSYKPELLVGRKRSPNFTKMYYDTIAQPLFDRGVKGAYPPGSPFKTINALIGLQEEVVTTEDRFSCRNGYYYGKSRRRFGCHSHRSPLNMIPGISYSCNAYFANVYLRIINKFDTPQEGIETWRKHVESFGLGNFLNNDLPTGNSGKVPTAKYYDKVYQYPKYKWFATNTISNSIGQGEVLATPLQLANMTAAIANRGYYITPHMLKKREGKPITDPNYMQPKYTTIDTKHFEPVVEGMHQVFTQGTASFLQSPGIDICGKTGTAENFTKIDGERVQLTDHSVFIAFAPKDNPKIALSVFVENGHYGSKYAGRMATLMIEKYLKEKIERTDLEDWVFSHSLEEEYAKPLSGEPFKINQ; via the coding sequence ATGAGAAAGGTGCTGTTGTATCTGATTATTATATCTACCGGACTTATATTTGTTTCCCGTCTATTTTATTTACAGGTTTTAAATACTTCTTTTGCAGCATTGTCTGAAGATAATGCAATCAAAATGATTTATGACTATCCGCAACGAGGTGCTGTTTATGATAGAAACGGTAAATTATTGGTGACCAATCAACCTTCTTACGATGTTATGGTAATTCCCAGGGAAGTCAAAGCTTTTGACACTTTGGAATTCTGCGGAATTTTAGGGATTACTAAAGAACGTTTACTTAAACAACTGAAAAAAGCCAGCGTATATTCTCCACGTGTGCCTTCGGTAGTAATTCCTCAATTAACTAAAGATGAATACGCCTATTTACAGGAAAAAATGCGAAAATTTACCGGTTTTTACATTCAAAAACGTTCACTAAGGGATTACCAAACCGAAAATGCTGCTAATGTACTAGGCTATATCGGTGAAGTTAACGAAGCTTTGATCCGTAAAAATCCATATTACTTATCCGGGGATTTAATTGGAATGAGTGGTGTCGAAAAACAGTATGAAAATGAACTACGCGGTATTAAAGGAGTTAAACGTATTCAAAAAGATCGGTTTAACCGTGACATTGGTCCTTATAAAGATGGAAAATTTGACACCTTGCCGGTCAACGGAAATGATTTAACCATTAGCATAGATATTGATCTGCAAGCCTACGGCGAAAAATTAATGCAGGGGAAAAGAGGGGGTATTGTTGCTATCGAACCGGCCTCCGGCGAAATTCTGGCAATGGTTACCGCACCCAGCTATAAACCGGAATTATTAGTGGGACGAAAACGGTCTCCTAATTTTACTAAAATGTATTACGATACTATTGCGCAACCCCTTTTTGACCGAGGTGTCAAGGGAGCCTATCCACCAGGGTCTCCATTTAAAACCATTAATGCGTTGATTGGGTTACAGGAAGAAGTAGTAACCACCGAGGATCGTTTTAGTTGCCGTAACGGGTATTATTACGGTAAAAGCCGAAGGCGTTTCGGGTGTCATTCGCATCGTAGTCCTTTAAATATGATTCCGGGAATTTCTTACTCTTGTAATGCTTATTTTGCCAATGTATACTTACGAATTATTAATAAATTTGATACTCCGCAGGAAGGTATTGAAACCTGGCGAAAGCATGTAGAAAGTTTTGGGCTTGGTAATTTTTTAAACAACGACTTGCCTACCGGAAATTCAGGAAAAGTACCTACCGCCAAGTATTATGATAAGGTGTACCAATACCCAAAATATAAATGGTTTGCCACTAATACTATTTCTAATTCTATCGGACAAGGGGAAGTCCTGGCTACCCCTTTACAACTGGCAAATATGACGGCTGCTATTGCCAATCGTGGCTATTATATCACTCCGCATATGTTAAAAAAGAGAGAAGGAAAACCGATCACCGACCCGAATTATATGCAACCCAAGTATACGACCATTGATACAAAACATTTTGAACCGGTGGTAGAAGGGATGCACCAAGTATTTACACAAGGTACAGCCAGTTTTTTACAATCCCCCGGTATTGATATCTGTGGAAAAACAGGAACGGCTGAGAATTTTACTAAAATTGATGGCGAACGGGTACAGTTAACGGATCATTCGGTCTTTATTGCTTTTGCTCCCAAAGATAATCCTAAAATTGCCTTATCAGTATTCGTAGAGAATGGACATTATGGTTCAAAATACGCAGGTAGGATGGCTACCTTGATGATTGAAAAATACTTAAAAGAAAAGATTGAACGTACCGACCTGGAAGACTGGGTATTTAGTCATTCCTTAGAAGAAGAATATGCCAAACCTCTTAGCGGGGAACCTTTTAAAATCAACCAATAA